From the Leptospira biflexa serovar Patoc strain 'Patoc 1 (Paris)' genome, one window contains:
- a CDS encoding lipoate--protein ligase family protein — protein MNPKVFFFPPIPPRSPYYNLAVEEAIAVNLVNSQISAGIRLWKNPDSIILGLSENPYRNIKEEVVSAYEKEVNEVGFGKKPKPNFCYIARRASGGGTVFHSLTGNINYSLYFNLETRKELFPVKDSYDRILGIISKSLSHQNIQSFPKGKSDLVLEKDGVFKKISGNAQFRKRGCIVQHGTLILEEDLIKRVGEVLHHPPEEPDYRKERSHKEFLTSLPTFFSEEKWAVDLVREVFQYLGEPIPSDFSKISFFSQDFSTFRKQVLRESESIRKKKYQNPEYTLHREIPT, from the coding sequence GTGAATCCAAAAGTATTTTTTTTCCCTCCGATCCCTCCAAGATCGCCTTATTATAATTTGGCGGTCGAGGAAGCCATCGCCGTAAATTTAGTCAACTCACAGATCTCAGCAGGGATCCGATTATGGAAAAATCCAGACTCCATCATCCTTGGGCTTTCTGAAAACCCATACCGCAATATCAAAGAAGAAGTAGTGAGTGCCTACGAAAAGGAAGTAAACGAAGTGGGTTTTGGGAAAAAACCAAAACCAAACTTTTGTTACATTGCCAGACGTGCTTCTGGTGGAGGGACTGTTTTCCATTCCCTAACTGGTAATATCAATTATTCGCTTTATTTTAATTTAGAGACTCGAAAGGAATTATTCCCAGTAAAAGACAGTTATGATCGAATCTTGGGAATCATCTCAAAATCATTATCCCACCAAAACATCCAGTCCTTTCCCAAAGGGAAATCCGATCTCGTTTTGGAAAAAGATGGTGTTTTCAAAAAAATTTCGGGGAATGCACAATTTCGCAAACGTGGATGTATCGTCCAACATGGCACCTTAATTTTAGAAGAGGACCTCATCAAACGAGTGGGCGAAGTTTTACACCACCCGCCAGAAGAACCTGATTACCGCAAAGAAAGATCCCACAAGGAGTTTCTCACATCCTTACCCACGTTTTTTTCGGAAGAAAAATGGGCAGTGGATTTGGTACGAGAAGTGTTCCAATACTTGGGAGAACCCATTCCCAGTGATTTTTCAAAAATTTCCTTCTTTTCGCAGGACTTTTCTACTTTTCGGAAACAAGTGCTCAGAGAATCTGAATCTATTCGCAAGAAGAAATACCAAAATCCAGAATACACACTCCATAGAGAAATTCCGACATGA
- a CDS encoding rhomboid family intramembrane serine protease, whose translation MASRTPGYELRFGPPMVPVVRTLIFINVIFFILQLVIKLTFHSPLVELYLGLSPELVFRGWVWQLVSYAFLHGSFLHILFNMLSLWMFGSELAEVWGERAFLKFYFFTAFLGGIGTITAQYFGIPQGVVVGASASIYGLLVAYGMTWPNRELLVFLIFPMRAKYFVMIVMLMVLFAQGERVAHFAHLGGAIGGVILMKLYTGWKGTKSSLPTWSLSRYLQKRRFMRYQEEMAKRENAKSKVDELLEKISKNGMESLSRKERKFLNEASQKYFNE comes from the coding sequence ATGGCCTCTCGTACCCCAGGATATGAACTTCGATTTGGACCTCCCATGGTCCCTGTTGTCCGCACTCTCATTTTCATCAATGTCATCTTCTTTATCCTCCAATTGGTGATCAAACTTACCTTCCACTCACCTCTGGTGGAACTCTATTTGGGACTCTCTCCAGAACTCGTGTTCCGAGGTTGGGTCTGGCAACTTGTGAGTTATGCTTTTTTACACGGAAGTTTTTTACACATCCTCTTCAATATGTTAAGCCTTTGGATGTTTGGGTCGGAACTGGCAGAAGTTTGGGGTGAACGAGCCTTTCTTAAATTTTATTTTTTTACCGCATTCCTTGGTGGGATTGGTACCATCACAGCCCAATACTTTGGGATCCCCCAAGGTGTGGTCGTTGGAGCTAGTGCTAGTATCTATGGATTACTTGTCGCTTACGGAATGACTTGGCCGAACAGAGAACTTCTCGTCTTTCTCATCTTTCCCATGCGAGCCAAATACTTTGTGATGATTGTGATGCTTATGGTTCTTTTTGCGCAAGGAGAACGGGTGGCTCACTTTGCTCATTTGGGTGGTGCGATTGGTGGTGTGATTTTAATGAAACTGTATACAGGTTGGAAAGGAACCAAATCTTCTCTTCCCACTTGGTCACTCTCACGGTATTTACAAAAACGTAGATTTATGCGTTACCAAGAAGAGATGGCGAAACGAGAAAATGCCAAATCGAAAGTGGATGAACTTTTGGAAAAAATTTCGAAAAACGGAATGGAATCTCTTTCTAGAAAAGAACGTAAGTTTTTAAACGAAGCTAGCCAAAAATACTTCAACGAGTGA
- a CDS encoding MBL fold metallo-hydrolase, which produces MIVQLYGVRGSIASPLRNQDYRKKIIEILDLYKQSGAEGSADEFWQNLPYHLKFVTGSDTTCVSVTDDDGETYVLDMGTGLRNLGDELVSEYFTNQLKKTISFFITHTHWDHIQGLPFFKPIYFPDFHLHFYSPYSDLEKRLHTQQEPEFFPVPLDGTGSAKEFKLFFPGDVLEFPSGLKVECYPLKHPGGSFAYKFTNRAGKIFIFATDAEFTGADMDLIHDCMPFFADADLLILDTQYTLDESFSKFDWGHTAYTMSVNCASAWRVKNLVLTHHEPSYSDEKIYEIYESAKLHKQQLGEKKLKIHLAREGLRFHL; this is translated from the coding sequence GTGATTGTGCAACTCTACGGAGTCCGCGGTTCCATTGCGAGCCCCCTCCGAAACCAAGACTACCGCAAAAAGATAATCGAGATTCTAGACCTCTACAAACAATCTGGGGCTGAAGGGTCAGCGGATGAATTTTGGCAAAATCTCCCGTACCATTTGAAATTTGTCACAGGATCTGACACAACCTGTGTTTCTGTCACAGATGATGATGGGGAAACCTATGTTTTGGACATGGGGACAGGTCTTCGTAATTTAGGGGATGAACTTGTTTCCGAATACTTCACGAACCAATTGAAAAAAACCATTTCGTTTTTCATCACTCATACCCATTGGGACCACATCCAAGGCCTACCTTTTTTTAAACCCATTTATTTTCCAGACTTCCATTTGCATTTTTATTCTCCCTATTCTGATTTAGAAAAACGATTACATACCCAACAAGAACCAGAATTTTTCCCCGTTCCTCTGGATGGAACGGGTTCCGCAAAAGAGTTCAAATTGTTTTTCCCAGGGGATGTTTTGGAATTTCCTTCGGGACTCAAAGTGGAATGTTACCCTCTCAAACACCCAGGTGGATCCTTTGCGTATAAATTCACAAACCGAGCCGGGAAAATTTTTATTTTTGCAACCGATGCCGAATTTACGGGAGCAGATATGGATCTCATCCACGACTGTATGCCTTTTTTTGCTGACGCCGATTTACTCATACTCGACACCCAATATACGCTCGATGAATCTTTTTCTAAATTTGATTGGGGGCATACAGCATATACCATGTCTGTGAATTGTGCCTCAGCTTGGCGTGTGAAAAACTTGGTGCTTACTCATCACGAACCAAGTTACTCTGACGAAAAAATTTATGAAATATATGAAAGTGCCAAATTGCACAAACAGCAATTAGGCGAAAAGAAATTAAAAATTCATTTAGCAAGAGAAGGACTAAGGTTCCACCTATAA